The proteins below are encoded in one region of Acidobacteriota bacterium:
- a CDS encoding glycosyl transferase — protein MSDFYQRGLITTLHNLGHDNCARLESELLGHARRRPIALVLPTTVDDFHAPPMEGILARLVEAPFLGEIVFTLGPAGPDDFAAVRRRLSDIGLEATVLWNDGPRLTEIARQIEKAQLPLGLPGKGRSAWMAFGYVIGRGEFHSIALHDCDIVTYERRLLPRLCYGVTHPELGYEFCKGYYSRVTDRLHGRATRLLVTPLLRSLVKMIGHHPLLTFFDSFRYPLAGEFAMTTRLARQNRIPGDWGLEVGVLAEVYRNVSLRNICQADIADGYEHKHQALSPEDAGRGLHKMGVDICKSLFRTLASEGVIFSGAFFNTLVAAYVKTAENMLERYQDDAAINSLIFDRHAEARAVETFTHAVREAAATISDDPLGVPLIASWDRVASAIDGICENLVQAVQDDNR, from the coding sequence ATGTCCGACTTTTACCAGCGCGGGCTGATCACCACCCTGCACAACCTGGGCCACGACAACTGCGCGCGACTGGAGAGCGAGCTGCTTGGCCATGCCCGGCGCCGGCCCATCGCCCTGGTGCTTCCGACCACCGTCGACGATTTCCACGCCCCGCCGATGGAGGGGATCCTCGCTCGCCTGGTCGAGGCGCCTTTCCTCGGAGAGATCGTCTTCACCCTCGGACCCGCCGGCCCCGACGACTTCGCCGCCGTACGACGCCGTCTGTCCGACATCGGCCTGGAGGCCACCGTGTTGTGGAACGACGGGCCGCGGCTGACGGAGATCGCACGGCAGATCGAAAAGGCCCAACTCCCTCTCGGCCTGCCGGGCAAGGGTCGCTCGGCCTGGATGGCCTTCGGCTACGTGATCGGCCGGGGGGAGTTCCATTCCATCGCGCTGCACGACTGCGACATCGTCACCTACGAGCGCCGCCTGCTGCCCCGGCTGTGCTACGGAGTGACGCACCCGGAGCTGGGTTACGAGTTCTGCAAGGGCTACTACTCGCGGGTCACCGACAGGCTCCACGGCCGCGCCACGCGGCTGCTGGTCACCCCCCTGCTGCGCTCGCTGGTCAAAATGATCGGCCACCATCCCCTGCTGACGTTCTTCGACTCCTTCCGCTACCCCCTGGCCGGCGAGTTCGCCATGACCACCCGCCTGGCCCGTCAAAACCGCATCCCCGGCGACTGGGGCCTCGAAGTGGGCGTGCTGGCGGAGGTCTACCGCAACGTCTCCCTGCGCAACATCTGCCAGGCCGATATCGCCGACGGCTACGAACACAAGCACCAGGCGCTCTCGCCCGAGGACGCCGGCCGCGGCCTGCACAAGATGGGCGTCGACATCTGCAAGAGCCTTTTCAGGACCCTGGCTTCCGAAGGAGTGATCTTCTCCGGCGCGTTTTTCAACACCCTCGTGGCGGCGTACGTGAAAACCGCCGAGAACATGCTCGAGCGCTACCAGGACGACGCCGCGATCAACTCGCTGATCTTCGACCGCCACGCGGAAGCCCGGGCGGTGGAGACCTTCACCCACGCCGTCCGGGAAGCCGCCGCCACGATCAGCGACGACCCCCTGGGGGTGCCGTTGATCGCCAGTTGGGACCGGGTCGCCTCGGCCATCGACGGCATCTGCGAAAACCTGGTCCAGGCCGTGCAGGACGACAACCGGTGA
- a CDS encoding UvrD-helicase domain-containing protein — MFDQEEILGRLNDAQREAVLHTDGPLLILAGAGSGKTRVITHRIAWLVATRGAQPRDIVAVTFTNKAAAEMRERVERRLGQALTGAFIGTFHALGLRILRANALAAGYPPGFVIYDTTDQLSVTRAAIKKLAVDDKAYPPRQVLTWISRTKNELVDPGTAAQRARFPNEKILAACYQEYEDQLKVSSAMDFDDLLVRTVLLFRRHPEIAERYARRTRWLLVDEYQDTNPLQYALIRHLSAVHGNVCCVGDEDQSIYSFRGADIRNILDFTRDFADARIVKLEQNYRSTGTILAAAGKVIANNAERHDKTLWTENPGGRRIIHYTARDDREEADFVVESMLALSREEEIPLEEMAVLYRTNATSRLFEDRLTARGIHYRIFGSLRFYDRKEIKDLLAWLRLLAHPDSDQDFLRAAATPPRGLGAKTLEEVGRRAAEWGCSRHEAARRVVEEASALTPRARGALQRFLATLDDLRELGRGLSTAAWVTAVIDAVGLMAYLERAYPTDHVQRAENIDALVSAAEEHDEAGAPEGLAGFLDRVSLRSDTDDVQGRHGPCLMTIHAAKGLEFDVVFIAALNEDLFPHARARHENGGLEEERRLMYVAMTRARKRLLLTSAHFRRQYGEPVLSRPSIFLGEIPPDLLEERGSARRDDLPRARPGGALAGVPRRDLRRTPAAGTARPRGGELRFEPDPDATGDGTVFRRGMQVHHPGFGRGRILEVSGRGQRLTLDIRFERAGRKRILPHYTTLQPCD, encoded by the coding sequence ATGTTCGACCAGGAAGAAATCCTCGGCCGCCTCAACGACGCCCAACGCGAGGCCGTGCTGCATACCGACGGCCCCCTGCTGATCCTCGCGGGCGCCGGCTCGGGCAAGACCCGCGTCATCACCCACCGCATCGCCTGGCTGGTCGCCACCCGGGGGGCCCAGCCGCGGGACATCGTGGCGGTGACCTTCACCAACAAGGCCGCGGCGGAGATGCGCGAGCGCGTCGAGCGCCGCCTGGGCCAGGCCCTGACCGGCGCCTTCATCGGCACCTTCCACGCCCTGGGCCTGCGCATCCTGCGGGCCAACGCCCTGGCCGCGGGTTACCCGCCGGGCTTCGTGATCTACGACACCACCGACCAGCTCTCGGTGACCAGGGCGGCGATCAAGAAACTGGCCGTCGACGACAAGGCCTATCCCCCGCGGCAGGTGCTGACCTGGATCTCGCGGACGAAAAACGAGCTGGTCGATCCGGGGACGGCGGCCCAGCGGGCCCGTTTTCCCAACGAGAAGATCCTCGCCGCCTGCTACCAGGAGTACGAAGACCAGCTCAAGGTCTCTTCCGCGATGGATTTCGACGACCTGCTGGTACGCACGGTGCTGCTCTTCCGCCGCCATCCGGAAATCGCCGAACGCTACGCCCGCCGCACCCGCTGGCTGCTGGTCGACGAATACCAGGACACCAACCCCCTGCAATACGCCCTGATCCGCCACCTCTCCGCGGTCCACGGCAACGTCTGCTGCGTGGGTGACGAGGACCAGTCCATCTACTCCTTCCGGGGCGCCGACATCCGCAACATCCTCGACTTCACCCGCGACTTCGCCGACGCCCGCATCGTCAAGCTCGAACAGAACTACCGCTCGACGGGCACGATCCTCGCCGCCGCCGGCAAGGTGATCGCCAACAACGCGGAGCGCCACGACAAGACCCTCTGGACGGAGAATCCCGGCGGCCGGAGGATCATCCACTACACGGCCCGCGACGACCGGGAAGAGGCGGACTTCGTCGTCGAGAGCATGCTCGCCCTGTCCCGGGAGGAGGAGATCCCCCTTGAAGAGATGGCGGTGCTCTACCGCACCAACGCTACCTCGCGACTCTTCGAAGATCGCCTGACGGCCCGGGGCATCCACTACAGGATCTTCGGCTCGCTGCGCTTCTACGACCGCAAGGAGATCAAGGACCTGCTGGCCTGGTTGCGGCTGCTGGCGCATCCCGACTCGGACCAGGACTTCCTGCGGGCCGCCGCCACGCCGCCCCGGGGCCTGGGGGCCAAGACCCTCGAGGAGGTCGGCCGACGGGCCGCGGAATGGGGCTGCTCGCGCCACGAGGCCGCCCGCCGCGTGGTGGAGGAGGCCTCCGCCCTCACCCCCCGGGCCAGGGGGGCGCTGCAGCGTTTCCTCGCCACCCTGGACGACCTGCGGGAGTTGGGCCGAGGCCTGTCCACCGCCGCCTGGGTCACCGCGGTGATCGATGCGGTGGGCCTGATGGCATACCTCGAGCGGGCCTATCCCACCGACCACGTGCAGCGGGCGGAGAACATCGACGCCCTGGTCTCGGCCGCCGAAGAGCACGACGAGGCCGGCGCCCCGGAGGGCCTGGCGGGATTTCTCGATCGCGTCTCCCTGCGTTCGGACACCGATGACGTGCAGGGCCGGCACGGCCCCTGCCTGATGACGATCCACGCCGCCAAGGGGCTCGAGTTCGACGTGGTGTTCATCGCCGCCCTCAACGAGGACCTCTTCCCCCACGCCCGGGCGCGTCACGAAAACGGCGGCCTCGAGGAAGAGCGGCGGCTGATGTACGTGGCGATGACCCGTGCGCGCAAACGCCTGCTGCTGACCTCGGCCCACTTCCGGCGCCAGTACGGCGAGCCCGTGCTCTCGCGTCCCTCGATCTTTCTCGGCGAGATTCCCCCGGATCTGCTCGAAGAACGGGGCAGCGCCCGGAGGGACGACCTTCCCCGCGCGCGACCCGGCGGCGCGCTGGCGGGCGTTCCCCGCCGGGATCTGCGGCGCACTCCCGCCGCCGGCACGGCCCGCCCCCGGGGCGGCGAACTGCGATTCGAGCCGGATCCCGACGCGACGGGAGACGGGACGGTCTTCCGCCGGGGCATGCAGGTCCATCACCCGGGCTTTGGCCGCGGCCGCATTCTCGAGGTCAGCGGCCGGGGCCAACGCCTGACCCTGGACATCCGCTTCGAGCGGGCGGGACGCAAGCGCATCCTGCCCCACTACACCACCCTGCAACCCTGCGACTGA
- the glmS gene encoding glutamine--fructose-6-phosphate transaminase (isomerizing), which translates to MCGIVGYVGSRNAAEILVGGLRRLEYRGYDSAGIALACGEKLELRRAAGKLRDLEEAIQAAPVPESGHGIGHTRWATHGRPTEENAHPHRDADDRVVVVHNGIIENYLELKQELGAQGESFRSETDSEVVAHLIAREMRAGKNITEALRATARRLEGIYAICAMSVDEPGVVVGTRMGPPLVVGRGEGENFLASDVTALLEHTRDVLFLVDGQIATLTADGITLTDAEGGEVECTFQRIAWDPILAEKGGYRHFMLKEIHEQARSINETMAGRISLEQGDVFFAPEEFPLTDADLQGIERIYLIACGTSWHACLVAKFMLEKLTGVPTEVDYASEFRYREPLVGRGTLITIVTQSGETADTLAALREASSQGARSIAICNVLGSTATREAEGTILTHCGPEIGVASTKAFTAQLVALLLMSLRMGLARGTLSHDQVRGHLTRLVQLPSLVERCLENDEKIQEIARSYKDAQDFLYLGRGVNYPIALEGALKLKEISYIHAEGYPAGEMKHGPIALIDEDLPVVALAPKDRVFEKMLANMEEVKARGGTLIAVTTEGAGDMGGKADHVLEVPESSDFLEPILLVLPLQLLAYHIALLRGCDVDQPRNLAKSVTVE; encoded by the coding sequence ATGTGCGGAATCGTTGGATACGTGGGCTCCCGCAACGCGGCGGAAATCCTGGTCGGAGGCCTCAGGCGGCTGGAATACCGGGGCTACGACTCGGCCGGCATCGCCCTGGCCTGCGGTGAAAAGCTCGAACTGCGACGCGCGGCGGGCAAGTTGCGGGACCTCGAGGAAGCGATCCAAGCGGCACCGGTACCGGAAAGCGGCCACGGCATCGGCCACACCCGTTGGGCGACTCACGGCAGACCCACGGAGGAAAACGCCCATCCCCACCGGGACGCCGACGACCGCGTCGTGGTGGTGCACAACGGGATCATCGAAAACTACCTGGAACTCAAGCAGGAACTCGGGGCCCAGGGCGAGTCTTTCCGCTCGGAGACCGACAGCGAAGTCGTCGCCCACCTGATCGCCCGGGAGATGCGCGCCGGCAAGAACATCACCGAGGCGCTCCGGGCCACGGCCCGCCGACTGGAGGGCATCTACGCCATCTGCGCGATGAGCGTGGACGAGCCGGGCGTGGTGGTCGGCACCCGCATGGGCCCGCCCCTGGTGGTGGGCCGGGGCGAGGGCGAGAATTTCCTCGCCTCGGACGTCACCGCCCTGCTCGAACACACCCGCGACGTGCTCTTCCTGGTCGACGGGCAGATCGCCACCCTCACCGCTGACGGCATCACCCTGACCGACGCCGAGGGCGGAGAGGTGGAGTGCACGTTCCAGCGCATCGCCTGGGACCCGATCCTGGCCGAAAAAGGCGGCTACCGCCACTTCATGCTCAAGGAGATTCACGAGCAGGCCCGGTCGATCAACGAAACCATGGCCGGCCGCATTTCCCTCGAACAGGGCGACGTGTTCTTCGCACCCGAAGAGTTCCCCCTGACCGACGCGGACCTCCAGGGCATCGAGCGGATCTACCTGATCGCCTGCGGCACCTCCTGGCATGCTTGCCTGGTGGCCAAGTTCATGCTGGAGAAGCTCACCGGCGTCCCCACGGAGGTGGACTATGCCTCCGAGTTCCGCTACCGCGAGCCGCTGGTCGGCCGCGGCACCCTGATCACCATCGTCACCCAGTCGGGAGAAACCGCCGATACCCTCGCCGCCCTGCGGGAGGCCAGCTCCCAGGGAGCGCGTTCGATCGCGATCTGCAACGTCCTGGGCTCGACGGCCACGCGGGAGGCCGAAGGGACGATCCTGACCCACTGCGGCCCGGAGATCGGCGTGGCCTCCACCAAGGCCTTCACCGCCCAGCTCGTCGCCCTGCTGCTGATGAGCCTGCGCATGGGCCTGGCCCGGGGCACCCTGAGCCACGACCAGGTACGCGGGCACCTCACGCGCCTGGTGCAACTGCCATCCCTGGTCGAGCGCTGCCTCGAGAACGACGAGAAGATCCAGGAGATCGCGCGGAGCTACAAGGACGCCCAGGACTTCCTCTACCTGGGACGGGGCGTCAACTACCCCATCGCCCTCGAAGGGGCGCTCAAGCTCAAGGAAATCTCCTACATCCACGCCGAGGGCTACCCCGCCGGCGAGATGAAGCACGGCCCCATCGCCCTGATCGACGAAGACCTGCCCGTGGTGGCCCTGGCCCCGAAAGACAGGGTGTTCGAAAAGATGCTGGCCAACATGGAAGAGGTGAAGGCCCGGGGCGGCACCCTGATCGCCGTCACCACCGAGGGCGCGGGCGACATGGGCGGCAAGGCCGACCACGTCCTCGAAGTGCCCGAGAGTTCCGACTTCCTCGAACCGATCCTGCTGGTTCTGCCGCTACAGTTGCTGGCCTACCACATCGCCCTGCTCCGCGGCTGCGACGTGGACCAGCCCCGCAACCTGGCCAAATCCGTCACCGTGGAGTGA
- the glmU gene encoding bifunctional UDP-N-acetylglucosamine diphosphorylase/glucosamine-1-phosphate N-acetyltransferase GlmU, with translation MARKPSRTRASESSPSLVAVILAAGEGKRMKSALPKVLHPVAGRPMVEHVVLAARRAGATRVVVVVGHGGGEVERVLRARVDGPDLRFATQRQRRGTADAVSAAAGHLRGVRGEVLILCGDVPSLPGRALKDLVRRHRRRRSALTVLTAALDDPAGYGRIVRGEDGTIEAIVEHRDADPQQRAIHEINTGTYCATWPALRRALRRIRPDNAQGEYYLTDAVRELLAEGLRVEACLHQHPAEALGVNSRRHLAEAHRVRSAQVLDELMARGVTILDPATTWVHDTVRIGRDTVIHPGVCLEGATRIGKNCVVRSGCRLTDVDVADRAILLEGTVATDSSIGAGTQVGPYAHLRPGTRLGPACKVGNFVETKKARFGRGSKASHLSYIGDAEVGRQVNIGAGTITCNYDGTHKHRTELGDGVFIGSDTQLVAPVRVGKGAYVGAGATITRDVPAGALAISRAEQKNIEGWVARKKRKMAAKQQGGGGKSRR, from the coding sequence ATGGCCCGGAAACCGAGCCGAACCAGGGCGTCTGAAAGCTCCCCATCCCTCGTCGCCGTGATCCTCGCCGCGGGCGAGGGCAAGCGCATGAAATCCGCCCTGCCCAAGGTGCTGCACCCGGTGGCGGGCCGGCCGATGGTCGAGCACGTGGTGCTCGCCGCCCGCCGGGCGGGAGCCACACGGGTGGTCGTGGTGGTGGGCCACGGAGGCGGGGAAGTCGAACGTGTCCTCCGCGCGCGCGTCGACGGACCGGACCTGCGATTCGCCACCCAGCGGCAGCGTCGGGGAACCGCCGACGCCGTCTCCGCCGCGGCGGGACACCTGCGGGGCGTCCGTGGCGAGGTGCTGATTCTCTGCGGGGACGTCCCCTCCCTCCCCGGTCGCGCGCTGAAGGACCTGGTGCGCCGGCACCGGCGGCGGCGCTCGGCCCTGACCGTGCTCACCGCGGCCCTCGACGACCCCGCCGGCTACGGCCGCATCGTGCGCGGTGAAGACGGCACCATCGAGGCCATCGTCGAGCACCGGGATGCCGACCCGCAGCAGCGGGCGATCCACGAAATCAACACGGGGACCTACTGCGCCACCTGGCCGGCCCTGCGCCGGGCCCTGCGGCGCATCCGCCCCGACAACGCCCAGGGCGAGTACTACCTCACCGATGCGGTACGGGAACTGCTGGCCGAAGGCCTGCGCGTCGAGGCCTGCCTCCACCAGCACCCGGCCGAGGCCCTGGGAGTCAACAGCCGGCGGCACCTGGCCGAAGCCCACCGGGTGCGCTCGGCCCAGGTCCTCGACGAGCTGATGGCCCGGGGAGTGACGATTCTCGACCCGGCCACCACCTGGGTGCACGACACGGTGCGCATCGGACGGGACACGGTCATCCATCCCGGCGTCTGCCTGGAGGGCGCCACGCGCATCGGCAAGAACTGTGTCGTGCGCAGCGGCTGTCGACTGACCGACGTGGACGTGGCCGACCGCGCGATCCTGCTGGAGGGCACGGTGGCCACCGACAGCAGCATCGGCGCCGGCACCCAGGTCGGTCCCTACGCCCACCTGCGACCCGGCACCCGGCTCGGCCCGGCGTGCAAGGTGGGCAATTTCGTCGAAACCAAGAAGGCCCGTTTCGGCCGCGGTTCGAAAGCCTCGCACCTGAGTTACATCGGCGACGCCGAGGTGGGGCGGCAGGTCAACATCGGCGCCGGCACCATCACGTGCAACTACGACGGAACCCACAAGCACCGCACCGAACTGGGCGACGGCGTGTTCATCGGCTCGGACACCCAACTCGTCGCGCCGGTGCGGGTGGGCAAGGGCGCCTACGTGGGAGCCGGGGCGACGATCACCCGGGACGTGCCGGCGGGCGCGCTGGCGATCAGTCGGGCCGAGCAGAAGAACATCGAGGGCTGGGTCGCCCGCAAGAAGAGAAAGATGGCCGCAAAGCAACAGGGGGGCGGCGGCAAGTCCCGCCGCTGA
- the folK gene encoding 2-amino-4-hydroxy-6-hydroxymethyldihydropteridine diphosphokinase, which produces MEGWVVVALGSNLGDREQWLGRARRELRRGGWPWTLASGIYESPAEGGPPGQGPYLNQVLAGPSGRCPLAPRELLDLGLAIERRCGRRRRRRWEARVLDIDLLVYGPLEVDEPGLVLPHPRMTARRFVLAPLAEILPHLELPPTSATVAERLAALAPCSAPDSPRRIDIPAGGSPEPAPAGPGDPSEERTG; this is translated from the coding sequence ATGGAAGGCTGGGTGGTCGTCGCCCTGGGATCGAACCTGGGGGACCGGGAGCAGTGGCTGGGCCGGGCCCGACGGGAATTGCGGCGCGGAGGGTGGCCCTGGACCCTGGCTTCGGGGATTTACGAGAGTCCCGCCGAGGGCGGTCCTCCCGGGCAGGGGCCCTACCTCAACCAGGTCCTCGCCGGGCCCTCGGGGCGTTGCCCCCTGGCCCCCCGCGAGCTGCTCGATCTGGGTCTCGCCATCGAGCGCCGTTGTGGACGCCGGCGCCGGCGGCGCTGGGAAGCCCGTGTGCTGGACATCGACCTGCTGGTCTACGGCCCGCTGGAAGTCGACGAGCCGGGTCTGGTGCTGCCCCATCCGCGAATGACCGCACGACGCTTCGTCCTCGCGCCACTGGCGGAAATCCTGCCCCACCTGGAACTTCCGCCGACCTCGGCGACGGTGGCCGAGCGCCTGGCCGCCCTGGCCCCTTGCTCCGCGCCGGACAGTCCCCGTAGGATCGACATCCCGGCCGGGGGGAGTCCGGAACCCGCCCCGGCCGGGCCGGGAGACCCGAGCGAGGAGCGGACGGGGTGA
- a CDS encoding deoxynucleoside kinase: MTPRYIAIEGPIGVGKTVLAERLAERFDARLVREPTDNPFLEQFYGDRRGSAFPTQIWFLISRHQQLRHLAQGNLFQQTVVSDYLFEKDRIFAYINLDDSELATYEKLYEHLVTEIPRPDLVVYLQARVDTLITRIQRRGRQAERRISDTYLEQVVQAHDHFFFHFDQAPLLVVDTNEINPLEHEAQLDDLASRIQAMERGGVEYYRP, encoded by the coding sequence GTGACGCCACGGTACATCGCTATCGAGGGGCCCATCGGTGTGGGCAAGACGGTGCTCGCCGAGCGCCTGGCCGAACGCTTCGATGCCCGCCTGGTGCGGGAGCCCACCGACAACCCCTTTCTCGAGCAGTTCTATGGAGATCGGCGGGGCTCGGCTTTCCCGACCCAGATCTGGTTCCTGATCTCCCGGCATCAGCAGCTCCGGCACCTGGCCCAGGGCAACCTCTTCCAGCAGACCGTGGTCTCGGACTATCTCTTCGAAAAGGACCGCATCTTCGCCTACATCAATCTGGACGACTCGGAACTGGCGACCTACGAGAAGCTCTATGAGCACCTCGTCACCGAGATTCCCCGACCCGACCTGGTGGTCTACCTCCAGGCCCGGGTCGACACGTTGATCACCCGCATTCAACGCCGGGGCCGCCAGGCCGAGCGGCGGATCTCCGACACCTATCTCGAGCAGGTGGTGCAGGCCCACGACCACTTCTTCTTCCACTTCGACCAGGCGCCGCTGCTGGTGGTGGACACCAACGAGATCAACCCCCTCGAGCACGAAGCCCAGCTCGACGATCTGGCCTCCAGGATCCAGGCCATGGAGCGGGGAGGGGTGGAGTACTACCGCCCCTGA